In Geoalkalibacter sp., the following proteins share a genomic window:
- the purN gene encoding phosphoribosylglycinamide formyltransferase, protein MPKLRVGVLASGRGSNLQSLIEQTLKGLIDAEIVLVASNKADAHALERARQVGIATCVIDHRSFASREDFDRAMVAALREAGVELVVLAGFMRLLSPVFIEAFPQAIMNIHPSLLPAFPGLDVQRKALEYGARFSGCTVHFVDGGLDTGPIIIQAVVPILENDTQDTLAARILAQEHRIYPRAVQLFAEGRLRVEGRRVRILPPADPDEAVLFNPAVD, encoded by the coding sequence TTGCCAAAACTGCGTGTGGGCGTGCTGGCCAGCGGCCGCGGCTCCAATCTGCAATCCCTCATCGAGCAGACCCTCAAGGGTCTGATCGACGCCGAGATCGTGCTGGTCGCCAGCAACAAGGCCGACGCCCACGCCCTGGAGCGCGCCCGTCAGGTCGGCATCGCCACCTGCGTCATCGACCACCGCTCCTTTGCTTCGCGCGAGGATTTCGACCGCGCCATGGTCGCCGCCCTGCGTGAAGCCGGGGTCGAACTGGTGGTTCTGGCCGGGTTCATGCGCCTGCTCTCGCCGGTGTTCATCGAGGCCTTCCCGCAGGCCATCATGAATATTCATCCCTCGCTGCTGCCCGCCTTCCCCGGTCTCGACGTGCAACGCAAAGCCCTGGAGTACGGGGCGCGCTTTTCCGGCTGCACGGTGCACTTTGTCGACGGCGGCCTCGACACCGGCCCCATCATCATCCAGGCGGTGGTGCCGATTCTCGAAAACGACACGCAAGATACCTTGGCCGCACGGATTCTCGCCCAGGAGCACCGTATCTATCCCCGCGCCGTACAACTTTTCGCCGAAGGCCGCCTGCGCGTCGAGGGTCGGCGCGTGCGCATCCTGCCGCCCGCCGATCCGGACGAAGCCGTTCTGTTCAACCCCGCCGTCGACTGA
- a CDS encoding DUF523 domain-containing protein, with protein MSRPLLVSACLLGLLTRYDGASKGHAGVMEWLRRHQRIPVPVCPEQLAGLPTPRSRTFFQGGDGMGVHEGRSQVISEQGDDRSGLFLRGARETLKIARLCGCDEALLKERSPSCGVHQVYCGEERISGLGVTTALLKSRGIAVFSEEDLDRMNP; from the coding sequence ATGTCTCGTCCCCTACTGGTCAGCGCCTGCCTGCTCGGTCTGCTCACCCGCTACGACGGGGCGAGCAAGGGTCACGCCGGTGTCATGGAATGGCTGCGCCGTCATCAGCGGATTCCCGTGCCCGTCTGCCCCGAACAACTGGCGGGGCTGCCGACGCCCCGTTCACGGACTTTTTTTCAGGGGGGAGACGGGATGGGCGTCCACGAGGGCCGCTCCCAAGTGATCAGCGAACAGGGCGATGACCGATCCGGCCTGTTCCTGCGCGGCGCGCGGGAAACTCTGAAGATCGCCCGCCTGTGCGGCTGCGACGAAGCATTGCTCAAGGAACGCAGTCCCTCCTGCGGAGTGCATCAGGTCTATTGCGGCGAAGAGAGAATTTCCGGCCTCGGCGTGACCACCGCTCTGCTCAAAAGCCGCGGCATCGCGGTTTTCAGTGAAGAGGATCTGGACCGGATGAATCCCTGA
- the purM gene encoding phosphoribosylformylglycinamidine cyclo-ligase yields MKKPSTYKDAGVDIEAGNRFVQMIKPLVKATSRPEVLTDIGGFGGLFSLNAGKYEKPTLVASTDGVGTKLKLAFMMDKHDTVGIDLVAMCVNDIVVQGAEPLFFLDYLATGKLAPEKAVEIVKGISVGCVEAGCALIGGETAEMPGFYAESEYDLAGFTVGVVDNSKIIDGSTITVGDRVIGIASSGLHSNGYSLARKVFFEKMGLQLDARLDGVDLPLGEALLTPTRIYVKPILNLLRDFTVKGIAHITGGGITENVPRVLPRHCRAVIERDSWAKPALFEALREGGAIEDAEMYRTFNYGIGMVLIVPAQETDEIMVRLSGLKEKAFIIGEIIKSEEEAGDVLLV; encoded by the coding sequence TTGAAAAAGCCCAGTACCTACAAAGACGCCGGCGTCGACATCGAGGCCGGCAATCGTTTCGTGCAGATGATCAAACCCCTGGTCAAGGCGACCAGCCGTCCCGAGGTGCTGACCGACATCGGCGGCTTCGGCGGTCTGTTTTCCCTCAACGCCGGCAAGTACGAGAAACCGACTCTGGTGGCTTCCACCGACGGCGTCGGCACCAAGCTCAAGCTGGCCTTCATGATGGACAAGCACGACACCGTGGGCATTGATCTCGTCGCCATGTGCGTCAACGACATCGTGGTGCAGGGCGCCGAGCCTTTGTTCTTTCTGGATTATCTGGCCACGGGCAAGCTCGCGCCGGAAAAAGCCGTGGAGATCGTCAAGGGCATCTCCGTCGGCTGCGTCGAGGCGGGCTGCGCCCTCATCGGCGGCGAGACGGCCGAGATGCCGGGATTTTACGCCGAGAGCGAATATGATTTAGCGGGTTTCACCGTGGGCGTGGTCGATAACAGCAAGATCATCGACGGCTCCACCATCACCGTCGGCGATCGGGTGATCGGCATCGCCTCCAGTGGCCTGCATTCCAACGGTTATTCCCTGGCACGCAAGGTATTCTTCGAAAAAATGGGCCTGCAGCTCGACGCGCGCCTCGACGGAGTGGATCTGCCCCTGGGCGAGGCTCTGCTCACCCCGACCCGTATTTACGTCAAACCCATTCTCAACCTGCTGCGCGATTTCACCGTCAAGGGTATCGCGCACATCACCGGCGGCGGCATCACCGAGAACGTGCCGCGCGTGCTGCCGCGCCACTGCCGCGCGGTCATCGAGCGCGACAGCTGGGCCAAGCCCGCCCTTTTTGAAGCCTTGCGGGAAGGCGGCGCCATCGAGGATGCCGAAATGTATCGCACCTTCAATTACGGCATCGGCATGGTTCTGATCGTGCCGGCCCAGGAAACCGACGAGATCATGGTGCGGCTCTCCGGTCTCAAGGAAAAAGCCTTCATCATCGGCGAAATCATCAAGTCCGAGGAAGAAGCCGGCGACGTACTGCTGGTTTGA
- a CDS encoding RidA family protein: MPIEKIATDQAPAAIGPYSQGIRAGDFVFFSGQIPLDPQTGELVPGGIREQTEQVMANMKAALEAAGLGFAQVVKSTIYLTDLGQFALVNEIYGRFFGEVPPARATVQVSALPRGAAVEIEWVAYCGC, translated from the coding sequence ATGCCGATCGAAAAAATTGCCACCGACCAGGCGCCCGCAGCCATCGGACCCTACTCCCAGGGCATCCGGGCCGGTGATTTCGTGTTTTTCTCGGGCCAGATCCCTCTGGATCCGCAAACCGGAGAGTTGGTTCCGGGGGGGATCCGCGAGCAGACCGAGCAGGTCATGGCCAACATGAAAGCGGCCCTGGAGGCGGCGGGGCTGGGTTTTGCCCAGGTGGTCAAGAGCACCATCTATCTGACCGACTTGGGTCAGTTTGCCCTGGTCAACGAGATTTACGGCCGCTTTTTCGGCGAGGTACCGCCGGCGCGGGCCACCGTGCAGGTTTCGGCGCTGCCGCGCGGCGCGGCGGTGGAGATTGAGTGGGTCGCTTATTGCGGTTGCTGA
- a CDS encoding RelA/SpoT family protein: MVRLDDILEKILSYNPNADLDAVRKAYVFSAKVHQGQIRLSGEPYLTHPMEVAYILALLRMDVDTVVTGLLHDAIEDTLTTLDEIRTIFGNEVASLVDGVTKISKIFLRSSEERQAENFRKMLIAMARDIRVILVKLADRLHNMRTLSFQPQNRQQRIAQETLDIYAPLANRLGISWIKSELEDLALQYLEPATFKELSAKVAKRKKEREGYIDQVRDKIRAKLEANGIRGEVSGRAKHLYSIYRKMEKQGIDFEQVYDLIAFRVLVDSVRECYEVLGIIHSTWKPIPGRFKDYIAMPKANMYQSLHTTVIGPFNERMEVQIRTWEMHRIAEEGIAAHWKYKEGKTDGGEGREERGFGWLRQLLEWQQELKDSREFMDTVKIDLFPEEVFVFTPKGEVKELPKGSTPVDFAYSVHTDVGHTCVGARINGRLVPLKTELRNGDIIEVITAPNHTPSKDWLKFVATSKARNKIRQWIKAEQREKSIEIGRDVLEKELRKYGMSFNRAASSPDMARSIKELGFDQLEEVLAAIGYGKLSAGQVITRLVPQDKLRGAEEQKPSRIGQVLDKIRKKPSSAIKIQGIEDIMVRFAKCCSPLPGDAVVGFITRGRGVTVHTSDCPHVLEADPERRVDIEWDMKKKASRPVSIRVYCVDQKGMLAGITGAITNCEANIISASVHSTGDGKGVNNFVVDVQNLEHLNKVVNALLKVKGVYKVDRLRN; encoded by the coding sequence ATGGTTCGTCTCGACGACATTCTCGAAAAAATTCTCTCCTACAATCCCAACGCCGACCTCGATGCGGTGCGCAAGGCCTACGTTTTCAGCGCCAAGGTGCATCAGGGGCAGATCCGCCTCTCCGGCGAGCCCTATCTGACCCATCCCATGGAAGTCGCCTACATCCTGGCGCTGCTGCGCATGGATGTGGACACGGTGGTGACGGGCCTGCTGCACGATGCCATCGAGGACACCCTCACCACCCTCGACGAGATTCGAACCATCTTTGGTAACGAGGTTGCGTCCCTGGTCGACGGCGTGACCAAGATCAGCAAGATCTTTCTGCGCTCCAGCGAAGAGCGGCAGGCGGAAAATTTCCGCAAGATGCTCATCGCCATGGCCCGCGACATTCGCGTGATCCTGGTCAAGCTGGCCGATCGCCTGCACAACATGCGCACCCTGAGCTTTCAACCGCAGAACCGGCAGCAGCGCATCGCCCAGGAAACCCTCGACATCTACGCTCCCCTGGCCAATCGACTCGGCATCAGCTGGATCAAGAGCGAACTTGAGGATCTCGCCCTGCAGTACCTCGAACCGGCCACCTTCAAGGAACTTTCGGCCAAGGTCGCCAAGCGCAAGAAGGAGCGCGAGGGCTATATCGACCAGGTCAGGGACAAGATCCGCGCCAAGCTCGAGGCGAACGGCATTCGCGGCGAGGTGTCGGGACGCGCCAAGCACCTCTATTCCATCTATCGCAAGATGGAAAAGCAGGGCATCGACTTCGAGCAGGTCTACGATCTCATCGCCTTTCGCGTGCTGGTGGATTCGGTGCGCGAGTGCTACGAGGTGCTGGGCATCATCCACTCCACCTGGAAACCGATCCCCGGGCGCTTCAAGGATTACATCGCCATGCCCAAGGCCAATATGTACCAGTCGCTGCACACGACGGTCATCGGTCCCTTCAATGAGCGCATGGAGGTGCAGATCCGCACCTGGGAGATGCACCGCATCGCCGAGGAGGGCATCGCCGCCCACTGGAAATACAAGGAAGGCAAGACCGACGGCGGCGAGGGGCGCGAGGAGCGCGGCTTCGGCTGGTTGCGCCAGTTGCTTGAATGGCAGCAGGAACTCAAGGACTCCCGCGAGTTCATGGATACGGTCAAGATCGACCTGTTTCCCGAGGAAGTGTTCGTCTTCACGCCCAAGGGCGAGGTCAAGGAGCTGCCCAAGGGCTCCACGCCCGTCGATTTCGCCTACAGCGTGCACACCGATGTCGGCCACACCTGCGTGGGGGCGCGCATCAACGGGCGGCTGGTGCCGCTCAAGACCGAGCTGCGCAACGGCGACATCATCGAGGTCATCACGGCGCCCAATCACACGCCGAGCAAGGACTGGCTCAAGTTCGTCGCCACTTCCAAGGCGCGCAACAAGATCCGTCAGTGGATCAAGGCCGAGCAGCGTGAAAAGAGCATCGAAATTGGGCGCGACGTGCTGGAGAAGGAGTTGCGCAAGTACGGCATGAGCTTCAACCGCGCCGCTTCGTCCCCCGACATGGCGCGCAGCATCAAGGAACTCGGCTTTGACCAGCTGGAGGAGGTGCTGGCCGCCATCGGTTACGGCAAGCTTTCCGCCGGGCAGGTCATCACCCGTCTGGTGCCCCAGGACAAACTGCGCGGCGCGGAAGAGCAAAAACCCAGCCGCATCGGCCAGGTGCTCGACAAGATCCGCAAAAAGCCCTCCAGCGCCATCAAGATCCAGGGCATCGAAGACATCATGGTACGCTTCGCCAAGTGCTGCAGTCCGCTGCCCGGTGATGCCGTGGTGGGCTTCATCACCCGCGGCCGCGGCGTGACGGTGCACACCTCCGATTGCCCCCATGTGCTGGAAGCCGATCCCGAGCGTCGCGTCGATATCGAATGGGACATGAAAAAAAAGGCGTCGCGTCCGGTCAGCATCCGGGTCTACTGCGTGGATCAGAAGGGCATGCTGGCGGGCATCACCGGCGCCATCACCAATTGCGAGGCGAACATCATCAGCGCCAGCGTGCATTCCACGGGCGACGGCAAGGGCGTCAACAATTTTGTCGTCGACGTGCAGAACCTTGAGCATCTCAACAAGGTCGTCAACGCCTTGCTCAAGGTCAAAGGGGTGTACAAGGTGGATCGCCTGCGCAATTGA
- a CDS encoding dihydroorotate dehydrogenase → MSNGCPNLTVDLGGLVLKNPVMPASGTFGYGEEYAPFLDLNRLGAVVTKGLSLKPKAGNPTPRIAETISGMLNAIGLQNVGVDDFIKFKLPFLREFTTPVIVNFFGNTLEEYGEVAARLSDIPEVTAVELNISCPNVKKGGIVFGTDPKAAHEAVSTVRKQLNKHLMVKLTPNVTDITVIARAVEEAGADSISCINTITGMAVDIKTRRPRLANRTGGLSGPAIRPVALRMVHQVVQAVKIPVIGVGGIVRPMDALEFLIVGAKAVQVGTANFVDPASMITIIEGIEQFLLEEGLSDINQLIGSLEL, encoded by the coding sequence ATGAGCAACGGATGTCCCAACCTGACGGTGGATCTCGGCGGACTGGTGCTGAAGAACCCGGTCATGCCCGCTTCGGGCACCTTTGGCTACGGCGAGGAATACGCGCCTTTTCTCGATCTCAATCGCCTTGGCGCGGTGGTGACCAAGGGGCTCTCGCTCAAGCCCAAGGCCGGCAACCCCACGCCGCGCATCGCCGAAACCATCAGCGGCATGCTCAACGCCATCGGCCTGCAGAATGTCGGCGTCGATGATTTCATCAAATTCAAGCTGCCGTTTCTGCGTGAATTTACCACTCCGGTGATCGTCAACTTTTTCGGCAACACCCTGGAGGAGTACGGCGAAGTCGCAGCGCGGCTCTCCGATATCCCCGAAGTGACGGCCGTCGAACTCAATATTTCCTGTCCCAACGTAAAAAAGGGCGGCATCGTCTTCGGCACCGATCCCAAGGCCGCGCACGAGGCGGTGAGCACGGTTCGCAAGCAGCTTAACAAGCACCTGATGGTGAAACTGACCCCCAACGTCACCGACATTACGGTGATCGCCCGCGCGGTGGAAGAGGCGGGTGCCGATTCCATCAGCTGTATCAACACCATCACCGGCATGGCGGTGGACATCAAGACGCGCCGGCCGCGCCTGGCCAACCGCACCGGCGGCCTGTCCGGTCCGGCCATCCGGCCGGTGGCGCTGCGCATGGTACATCAGGTGGTGCAGGCGGTAAAAATCCCGGTGATCGGCGTGGGCGGTATCGTGCGGCCCATGGACGCGCTGGAATTTCTCATCGTCGGTGCCAAGGCCGTGCAGGTGGGCACCGCCAATTTCGTTGATCCCGCCTCCATGATCACCATCATCGAAGGTATCGAGCAATTTCTTCTGGAGGAAGGCCTCTCGGACATCAATCAGCTCATCGGCAGTCTGGAGTTGTAA
- a CDS encoding dihydroorotate dehydrogenase electron transfer subunit has translation MKNYKTIILSNQEISPGYYRMRLLTPGFSETARPGQFLMMRVQQSLPPLLRRPFGIFRTGFLPADCEGMPPKEYTEILYKVVGRGTNIMADLHRGDKVEVLGPLGRGFDVGDPSEEKILVGGGIGLVPLYMLAESLASRCKVRLLMGGRTRDDILAVTEFERLGVETYVSTDDGSLGEEGLVTRVLERKLDKYPRSSVYACGPMPMLEAVYRICHRRQVPLQVSLEALMACGVGACLGCVVKGVGHTEDAPRYLCTCKQGPVFRAEQLDWSRLGEEPGYCEGCKS, from the coding sequence ATGAAGAACTACAAAACCATCATCCTGTCCAACCAGGAGATCTCGCCCGGCTACTACCGCATGCGGCTGCTGACGCCGGGCTTCAGTGAAACCGCCCGGCCAGGGCAGTTTCTCATGATGCGCGTGCAGCAGTCGCTGCCGCCGCTGTTGCGCCGACCCTTCGGTATCTTTCGCACCGGCTTTCTGCCGGCGGACTGCGAGGGCATGCCGCCCAAGGAATACACGGAAATCCTCTACAAGGTGGTGGGGCGCGGTACCAACATCATGGCGGATCTGCATCGCGGCGATAAGGTCGAGGTGCTGGGTCCCCTGGGGCGCGGTTTCGATGTGGGCGACCCGAGCGAGGAGAAGATTCTGGTCGGCGGCGGCATCGGCCTGGTTCCCCTCTACATGCTCGCCGAATCTCTTGCCAGCCGCTGCAAGGTGCGGCTGCTCATGGGCGGGCGTACCCGCGACGACATTCTTGCCGTGACGGAGTTTGAGCGGCTGGGGGTGGAAACCTACGTGTCCACCGATGACGGCAGCCTCGGCGAGGAGGGACTGGTGACGCGGGTGCTGGAACGTAAGCTCGATAAATATCCGCGGTCTTCGGTCTATGCCTGCGGTCCCATGCCCATGCTCGAAGCGGTGTACCGCATCTGCCACCGCCGCCAGGTGCCCCTGCAGGTCTCCCTGGAGGCGCTCATGGCCTGCGGCGTGGGCGCCTGTCTCGGGTGCGTGGTCAAGGGGGTGGGGCATACGGAGGATGCTCCGCGTTATTTGTGCACCTGCAAGCAGGGGCCGGTGTTTCGCGCCGAGCAACTGGACTGGAGTCGTCTCGGCGAGGAGCCGGGCTATTGCGAGGGATGCAAGTCGTGA
- a CDS encoding CBS domain-containing protein: protein MDVITTHINADFDCLGGMIAAKKLYPKAEMVFAGAQERSLREFFLKSASYAYAFKRIKDIDLSAIKRLILVDVRQAERIGPFGEVAQREGVELHIFDHHPGGEGNLRGSVEYVEPVGSTVTVFCRLFREQGIHPTADEATLMMLGLYEDTGNLMFGSTTVADYHAAAFLLEHGAHLDAVADFLTYEMTAEQVALLHELIANRIVLNIHGFDVSIAHASTEHFVGDLAVLTHKLRDMENLKALIVAVRMGDRVFMVGRSRLPEVHVGEILSEFGGGGHAFAASAAVRGQTLVQVLERLNSLLPRHVNPRVEARHLMSYPVKTVTPQTSIEEVRAFLTRYNINAAPVVEDGRVMGILTRQMVEKAAHHGLGGVAAAEYMESDFSTVTPATPIEELQELIVGRNQRFVPVLSDGHLVGAITRTDLLRYMVDRGPRGEQGREPDGARGLTDLKKREVVRMLREQLPARVRGLLEDFGRTGDALGLKVFAVGGFVRDLLLEEPNLDLDIVVEGDGIAFAEAFAREHACRVRSHEKFGTAVIVFPDDFKVDVASTRVEYYLEPAALPTVETASLKLDLYRRDFTINTLAIMLNAGRFGELLDFFGGLRDLREKAIRVLHNLSFVEDPTRVFRAVRFEQRLGFQIGKQTEHLIRGAVRMGFLDRIGGPRLLNEIIHILEEARPFPAVERLGRLDLLKFLHPGLEVGEEGREVFDRADRAMNWYELLYTGIPCRRWPVYFLCLIRELDDDGVHGMCERLAVPGRWRPLFCDQRRLARATLQQLLACAKRRRKRPLDSEIYQWLQPFDTEILLYLMALLESEEARSWISLYVTRLRGQKSLLGGSDLRSLGVPPGPQYRAILQQLLLERIDGKVVTRDDEVELVRRKMARQKRPGASS, encoded by the coding sequence ATGGACGTCATCACGACTCACATCAACGCCGACTTCGACTGCCTGGGCGGCATGATCGCCGCGAAAAAACTCTATCCCAAGGCCGAGATGGTGTTTGCCGGCGCCCAGGAGCGCAGTCTGCGTGAGTTTTTTCTGAAAAGCGCCAGCTACGCCTATGCCTTCAAGCGCATCAAGGACATTGATCTTTCGGCCATCAAGCGACTGATCCTGGTCGATGTGCGCCAGGCCGAGCGCATTGGGCCCTTCGGCGAAGTGGCCCAGCGCGAAGGCGTCGAGCTGCATATCTTCGATCACCATCCGGGCGGGGAGGGCAACCTGCGGGGCAGTGTCGAATACGTCGAACCCGTCGGCTCGACGGTCACCGTGTTCTGCCGGCTGTTCAGGGAGCAGGGCATCCATCCCACCGCCGATGAAGCGACCCTGATGATGCTCGGGCTCTACGAGGACACCGGCAACCTCATGTTCGGTTCCACCACGGTGGCGGACTATCACGCCGCCGCCTTTCTGCTCGAGCACGGCGCGCACCTCGATGCCGTGGCCGACTTTCTCACCTACGAGATGACCGCCGAGCAGGTGGCGCTGCTGCACGAGCTCATCGCCAATCGCATCGTCCTCAACATTCACGGCTTCGACGTGAGTATCGCCCACGCCTCGACGGAGCACTTCGTCGGCGATCTGGCGGTGCTCACCCACAAGCTGCGCGACATGGAAAACCTCAAGGCGCTGATCGTCGCGGTACGCATGGGCGATCGCGTCTTCATGGTCGGCCGTTCGCGTCTTCCCGAGGTGCATGTCGGTGAAATCCTTTCAGAATTCGGCGGGGGCGGGCATGCTTTCGCGGCCTCGGCGGCGGTGCGCGGCCAGACCCTGGTGCAGGTGCTGGAACGCCTGAATTCCCTGTTGCCGCGCCACGTCAACCCGCGTGTCGAAGCCCGGCATCTCATGTCCTACCCGGTCAAGACCGTCACGCCCCAGACCAGCATCGAAGAGGTGCGCGCCTTTCTCACCCGCTACAACATCAATGCCGCGCCGGTGGTGGAGGACGGACGGGTGATGGGCATTCTCACTCGGCAGATGGTGGAAAAAGCCGCCCATCACGGCCTGGGCGGGGTGGCCGCCGCCGAGTACATGGAGAGCGATTTTTCCACGGTCACGCCGGCTACCCCCATCGAGGAGTTGCAGGAACTGATCGTCGGGCGCAACCAGCGCTTCGTGCCGGTGCTCTCCGACGGGCATCTGGTCGGCGCCATCACCCGCACCGATCTGTTGCGCTACATGGTCGATCGCGGCCCGCGCGGCGAACAGGGTCGGGAGCCCGACGGCGCTCGCGGCCTGACCGATCTCAAAAAGCGCGAAGTGGTGCGCATGCTGCGGGAGCAGCTGCCGGCGCGCGTGCGCGGACTGCTCGAGGATTTCGGCCGCACCGGCGATGCCCTGGGACTAAAAGTTTTTGCCGTGGGGGGCTTCGTGCGCGATCTGCTGTTGGAGGAGCCCAACCTCGATCTCGATATCGTCGTCGAGGGCGACGGCATCGCTTTTGCCGAGGCCTTCGCCCGCGAGCATGCCTGCCGGGTGCGCAGTCACGAAAAATTCGGCACGGCGGTGATCGTCTTTCCGGATGACTTCAAGGTCGATGTCGCCTCCACCCGGGTTGAATATTATCTGGAACCGGCCGCCCTGCCCACGGTGGAAACCGCGTCCCTCAAACTTGATCTCTACCGCCGGGATTTCACCATCAACACCCTGGCCATCATGCTCAACGCTGGGCGCTTCGGTGAACTGCTCGACTTTTTCGGCGGCCTGCGCGACCTGCGCGAAAAAGCGATTCGTGTGCTGCACAATCTGAGCTTCGTGGAAGATCCGACGCGGGTGTTTCGCGCCGTGCGCTTCGAGCAGCGCCTGGGGTTTCAGATCGGCAAGCAAACCGAGCACCTCATTCGCGGCGCCGTGCGCATGGGGTTTCTTGATCGCATCGGTGGCCCGCGACTGCTCAACGAAATTATTCACATTCTCGAGGAAGCGCGTCCCTTTCCGGCGGTGGAGCGGCTCGGGCGGCTGGATCTGCTCAAGTTTCTCCATCCGGGGCTCGAAGTCGGCGAGGAAGGCCGCGAGGTGTTCGACCGGGCCGACCGGGCCATGAATTGGTATGAGCTGCTTTATACCGGGATTCCCTGCCGGCGCTGGCCGGTGTATTTCCTGTGCCTGATCCGCGAGCTTGATGATGACGGTGTTCATGGCATGTGCGAGCGCCTGGCGGTGCCCGGACGCTGGAGACCTTTGTTCTGCGACCAGCGGCGTCTGGCGCGCGCCACCCTGCAGCAGCTTCTCGCCTGCGCCAAACGGCGCAGGAAGCGTCCCTTGGACAGCGAGATTTATCAGTGGCTACAACCCTTTGATACAGAGATCCTGCTTTATCTCATGGCCTTGCTGGAGAGCGAGGAGGCGCGCAGTTGGATTTCTCTGTACGTGACCAGGCTGCGCGGCCAAAAATCGCTCCTCGGCGGCAGCGATCTGCGCAGCTTGGGCGTGCCGCCTGGTCCTCAGTATCGCGCGATCTTGCAACAGCTGCTCCTGGAGCGCATCGACGGCAAGGTGGTCACCCGCGACGATGAGGTGGAACTGGTGCGCCGCAAAATGGCCAGGCAAAAACGTCCGGGCGCAAGCTCCTGA
- the rimI gene encoding ribosomal protein S18-alanine N-acetyltransferase, with protein MNSVDIRPMTRADLPAVLEVERSGFSHPWTEAMFVAELDNPRARIDLLSLDGRLAAYLCTWYLCAELHVLNLVTAPAFRRRGLARRLLDEAVKRSRPLGLERVLLEVRVGNVAAITLYESCGFVRDGVRKRYYPDGEDALLMTLKIDSVLSHD; from the coding sequence GTGAATAGCGTCGACATCCGCCCCATGACGCGGGCCGATCTGCCCGCGGTGCTGGAGGTCGAACGGAGCGGGTTCTCCCATCCCTGGACCGAGGCGATGTTCGTCGCCGAACTGGACAACCCTCGGGCGCGCATCGATCTGCTGAGCCTGGACGGGCGCCTGGCCGCTTATCTGTGTACCTGGTATCTGTGCGCTGAACTGCATGTTCTCAACCTGGTGACGGCACCGGCGTTTCGCCGAAGGGGTTTGGCGCGACGGTTGCTCGATGAGGCGGTGAAGCGCAGTCGCCCCTTGGGGCTGGAGCGGGTGCTGCTTGAGGTGCGAGTCGGCAACGTTGCCGCCATCACCCTTTACGAGAGTTGCGGATTTGTTCGCGACGGGGTGCGCAAGCGCTACTATCCCGATGGCGAGGACGCCCTGCTGATGACCCTGAAGATCGACTCCGTCCTTTCCCACGACTGA
- a CDS encoding site-2 protease family protein translates to METILAKISIMLVPALMAVTVHEVAHGFFADRFGDPTARLLGRLSPNPVRHLDPVGTLALLIFGFGWARPVPVNFQNLRNPKGDMIWVALAGPLANLTLAILSAFVLRGILLAADFVPVDQKMAFHVLEPLALMAGFSLYINIILAVFNLLPVPPLDGGRVMVGVLPPRQAELLARIEPFGFILIIFLIFFTDLYRLFLAPIVFGIVGFMAGRQEFMVFRAIEFLFGR, encoded by the coding sequence ATGGAAACCATTCTCGCGAAAATATCGATCATGCTGGTCCCGGCGCTCATGGCGGTGACCGTCCATGAGGTCGCTCACGGCTTTTTTGCCGACCGTTTCGGCGATCCGACCGCTCGGCTGCTCGGGCGCCTCTCGCCCAATCCCGTGCGCCATCTCGATCCTGTCGGTACCCTTGCCTTGCTGATTTTCGGTTTTGGCTGGGCGCGTCCGGTCCCGGTCAATTTTCAGAATTTGCGCAATCCCAAAGGCGATATGATCTGGGTGGCTTTGGCCGGACCCTTGGCCAATCTGACGTTGGCGATCCTGTCGGCCTTCGTCCTGCGCGGCATTCTGCTGGCCGCCGATTTCGTGCCGGTCGATCAGAAAATGGCGTTTCATGTCCTTGAACCCCTGGCTCTCATGGCCGGTTTCAGCCTGTATATCAACATCATCCTGGCGGTGTTCAATCTGCTGCCGGTGCCGCCTCTCGACGGCGGCCGCGTCATGGTCGGCGTTTTGCCGCCTCGACAGGCCGAATTGCTCGCGCGCATCGAGCCTTTCGGTTTTATTCTCATCATCTTTCTGATTTTCTTCACCGATCTGTATCGCCTGTTTCTTGCACCGATTGTTTTTGGCATCGTCGGTTTCATGGCGGGTCGCCAGGAATTCATGGTGTTTCGCGCCATCGAGTTTCTCTTTGGGCGCTGA
- the rpmB gene encoding 50S ribosomal protein L28: MARVCEICGKKPSTGNNVSHAHNKTKKVWYPNLQKVKALRNGTVGTVKVCTRCIRSGAIVKAV; the protein is encoded by the coding sequence ATGGCAAGAGTTTGTGAAATCTGCGGAAAGAAACCTTCGACTGGCAACAACGTCAGTCATGCCCATAACAAAACCAAAAAAGTCTGGTACCCCAACCTGCAGAAAGTAAAAGCCCTGCGCAATGGTACCGTCGGCACGGTCAAGGTCTGCACCCGCTGCATCCGCTCCGGCGCCATCGTCAAGGCCGTGTAA